ttgttgcatcattcccaagaagactcatggctgtactagctcaaaagggtgcttctactcaatactgagcaaagggtctgaatacttatgaccgtgtgatatttcagtttttcttttttaataaatttgcaaaaatttctacatttctgtttttttctgtcaagatagggtgctgagtgtacattaatgagaaataaaatgaacttttttgattttagcaaatggctgcaatgaaacaaagagtgaaaaatttaaaggggtctgaatactttccgtacccactgtatttTAAGCACTGCTTGTTTTCTTAGCACATGCGCAGTCGACATGCTTGTAGTGTGGACTGTCCGTGCGGTCAAAAAATTTAGACTACTGATGGACTTGTGACTGATGACATATATGCGTAAATGGATGCAGTAAGCATGAATTGGCCTCAAGTTGGTCTCATCACCATCATGCATGtgtcttaaaaaacaaataatctgaCTCTGGATCAAATACTATatgttcataaaaaaacaaaagcaggtcCGTGTGATTTGAAGTTGGTCTCTTCTGGGATATAAGGGCAAGttgaaaaaattacaaaacagtaGGATATAAAGTAAAAGACGAGCACAGTTACACTGAATGCCTTCCAGCAGTTAAGTAGGCATTCATCGGTGGGTGTACTGAACACCTATGACTTGTTCTGGAGCTGGTTTCAACCACAAATCATAGAGCTATGGTTTAGGATGAAGGGGACCATCATATTCAACTTAGACAAATGGAAATCTTATTTAAAGACCAAAGCCAACCACACTTGAACAAGTATGACAGAGAGATGTACCCTTCTTTCTGTGTTTGCCTAATGTCAGGTCTAATCAGTGCTGAAATACAAGATTAAAGCATTTTCATTTGACAGCTAAAAGTTATAGCCGTGAACATTAATGTACATACTCcccttttctgttgttgtttttttcttcttttttttccttttggccTGGCTTGACTTCTCTCCTTCATCCCAAAAAAGGCCCTATTGAATTCTGCCTGCCATCATGACAAAGCAGACACAATAGAAATGTTTGAGTTGGACAGGTTGGTTTCCCCTTTAACTCCCTAACCTGTGTGACTAGACGCTCTATAGCAGGAGGCAACCACTCTTCTTGCCTCTTCTCTTGGCCTGCAGTGCTGCCCTGGTGGCCATCTCAAACACCTCCCTTACACCGTCCTTTGTCTTGGCTGAGCACTCCAAGTAACCAAAGGCATTGATCCGGTTAGCCATCTCCTTTGCTTCATCTGACTTCACTGGTTCCTGTTAGAATAAATCACAACCATGAATGAAAATTAGTCATTCAACCCACTGACAACAGCATATACATTAGTGTGTAGTTTAgtatagaaaatatttttaaaagactcCATCAATAATGGGATCACATCACTATAAGATCCAAAAGCCAATAACAACTTTGCCTCTTTGGAGCAGTTGGAATATGAAGATAATATTCCTAGAACCTATTTGCACAGACATCTACTCTGATTCCTGCTTCATTCTTCATCCTTCTATGTAAAGCAATGGAAAACATGCTTTAAGTGTAATTTCTGAGTGAGTGCATGACTTAATGGCCTTCAAACTTGAAAACCCATCTGAATCAGCACCATAAAGGAAAAACCTCACTGACCTGTttcattttggataattctCGGCGTGTGTGCTCATCATTTCTCAAGTCTTTCTTGTTTCCCACAAGAATAATGGGCACATTGGGACAGAAGTGCTTGACCTCAGGAGTCCACTTCTCTGGAATATTCTCTGTATGACGGACAACGTATACAAGTTAAAGATGGAGCAGAAGCAAACAGAATGTTCAAAACAACAATGACGACAAAGAGGAAATGTTACCTAAGCTGTCAGGGCTGTCAATGGAGAAACACATGAGAATGACATCCGTGTCTGGATATGAGAGAGGCCTCAGTCGGTCATAATCCTCCTGACCTGCTGTGTCCCACAGAGCCAACTCCACCTGTAAGAGCATAGCGCAATGAGACTAGTTTACTGCCAAGGGCTTTACTACAGCCATACATCAATCTTTTTAGGGTTAAACGTCATTGGCTCAGAGGCAAAGGTAAACAGCAACCGTGTGTTATTCAGACACCCGTGACATGTATTAAGAAGCATGGTTCTCTAAtatacactactattcaaaaatttggggttacccaggcaatttcatgttttccatgaaaactcaaacttttattcatgtgctatcataattgcacaagggttttcaaatcatcatttagcctttaacacgattagctaacacaatgtagcattagaacacagcagtgatggttgctggaaatgggcctctgtacccctatctagattttccattaaaaaatcagaatagtcatttaccacattaacaatgtctagactgtatttctgattcatttaatgttatcttcattgaaaaaaaatgcttttctttcaaaaataaggacattcctaagtgatcccaaatttttgaaaggtagtgtatgcAAACACGGATGGACTAATTCTAATTATCTGGTTCTATAGGATCCTTTGTAAAcctgtgaaaaaaaactttgtgaaTGATCATAACAGATTTGTTGTGAGAAAAAGAAATTGAGATGGCCAAAAATTTAGGCACAACTCCTGTCGACAGAGGgttcacacaaagacacaaaggtTTTGTTCAGACAAATCAGATATTTGCTTCTCAAATCAGACCTTTAGGACAGAGGGTCTGCACTGTTATTTGTAAGTGATCACATCAGATTTCTGTATCCAGACATCCAGACAAACTTATTTGTATGAGTTGCTCCTACAACACAGCTATGCTACTGATGAAATAAAATCCTTTCTAGAATCATTTGCCTGTCTATCCACAGACTGCTGCCCTCCACATTGCCCTCCATAGCTCTATGTTAGCAGCATAATGGATTCTGCTCAGCAATGTCGTCACTCAAAAATTGATGGGGTAGTTTTGTGATGCAAAAGACACTCAAA
The nucleotide sequence above comes from Amphiprion ocellaris isolate individual 3 ecotype Okinawa chromosome 8, ASM2253959v1, whole genome shotgun sequence. Encoded proteins:
- the LOC111587485 gene encoding rho-related GTP-binding protein RhoA-C codes for the protein MAAIRKKLVIVGDGACGKTCLLIVFSKDQFPEVYVPTVFENYVADIEVDGKQVELALWDTAGQEDYDRLRPLSYPDTDVILMCFSIDSPDSLENIPEKWTPEVKHFCPNVPIILVGNKKDLRNDEHTRRELSKMKQEPVKSDEAKEMANRINAFGYLECSAKTKDGVREVFEMATRAALQAKRRGKKSGCLLL